One Vanacampus margaritifer isolate UIUO_Vmar chromosome 20, RoL_Vmar_1.0, whole genome shotgun sequence DNA window includes the following coding sequences:
- the cul2 gene encoding cullin-2 has product MSLKPRVVDFDETWNKLLTTIKAVVMLDYVERATWNDRFSDIYALCVAYPEPLGERLYNETKVFLENHVRNLYKKVLESEEKVLVMYHRYWDEYSKGADYMDCLYRYLNTQFIKKNKLTEADLQYGYGGVDMNEPLMEIGELALDMWRKLMIEPLQAVLIRMLLNEIKNDRCGENPNQKVIHGVINSFVHVEQYKKKFPLKFYQEIFEGEFVTKTGEYYKQEASNLLQESNCSQYMEKVLGRLKDEEMRCRKYLHPSSYAKVINECQQRMVADHLQFLHAECQNIIRQEKRDDMANMYTLLRAVSNGLPHMIQELQVHINNEGIRGTSNLSLENMPTLFVESVLEVHSKFVQLINTVLNGDQHFMSALDKALTSVVNFREPKSICKAPELLAKYCDNLLKKSAKGMTENEVEDKLTSFITVFKYIDDKDIFQKFYARMLAKRLIHGLSLSMDSEEAMINKLKQACGYEFTSKLHRMYTDMSVSADLNNKFNNFIKTDEAVEDLGISFQIYVLQAGAWPLTHAPSSTFAIPQELEKSVQMFELFYNQHFSGRKLTWLHYLCTGEVKMNYLSKPYVAMVTTYQMAVLLAFNNSQTVTHKELQDGTQMNEKELQKTIKSLLDVKMLNHNSEKEEIDAESTFSLNMSFLSKRTKFKITTSMQKDTPQEMEQTRSAVDEDRKMYLQAAIVRIMKARKVLRHNALIQEVINQSKARFNPSISMIKKCIEVLIDKQYIERSQTSADEYSYIA; this is encoded by the exons ATGTCCTTGAAGCCACGGGTGGTGGATTTCGACGAAACATGGAACAAGTTGCTAACGACGATCAAGGCTGTTGTGATGCTCGACTATGTGGAGAGAGCAACGTGGAATGACCGTTTTTC TGATATATACGCTTTGTGTGTCGCATACCCTGAGCCTTTAGGTGAGAGATTATACAATGAAACAAAGGTCTTTCTAGAGAATCATGTTCGGAATTTGTACAAG AAAGTCTTGGAATCGGAAGAGAAGGTTTTAGTGATGTACCACAGATACTGGGATGAATACAGCAAAGGGGCTGACTACATGGACTGCTTGTACAG GTATCTCAACACGCAGTTCATTAAGAAGAACAAACTGACGGAGGCGGATCTACAGTACGGCTACGGGGGAGTGGACATGAATGAGCCACTAATGGAGATCGGAGAG TTGGCCCTTGATATGTGGAGAAAGCTAATGATTGAGCCGCTTCAAGCCGTTCTCATCCGGATGTTGCTGAATGAAATCAAAAA TGACCGTTGTGGTGAAAATCCCAACCAAAAAGTCATCCACGGGGTAATAAACTCTTTTGTTCATGTTGAGCAATACAAGAAGAAGTTTCCATTGAAG TTTTATCAGGAAATCTTTGAAGGTGAGTTTGTGACAAAAACGGGAGAGTACTACAAACAGGAAGCTTCAAATTTACTCCAAGAATCCAACTGCTCACAGTATATGGAGAAG GTTTTGGGGCGGTTGAAAGACGAAGAGATGCGATGTCGGAAGTACCTGCATCCGAGCTCCTACGCCAAAGTCATCAACGAATGCCAGCAGAGGATGGTGGCGGACCACCTGCAGTTCCTCCACGCAGAGTGCCAGAACATTATTCGGCAGGAGAAGCGAGATG ATATGGCCAACATGTACACACTGTTGCGAGCCGTGTCCAACGGTTTGCCGCATATGATCCAGGAGTTGCAGGTCCATATCAATAATGAAGGAATCCGAGGCACCAGTAACCTCTCTCTGGAAAAC ATGCCGACCCTATTTGTCGAGTCAGTCCTAGAAGTTCATAGTAAATTTGTTCAGCTCATTAACACAGTTCTGAATGGAGACCAGCACTTCATGAGCGCGCTCGATAAG gcttTGACGTCTGTAGTGAACTTCAGAGAGCCCAAGTCCATCTGTAAAGCTCCAGAGCTG CTGGCCAAATACTGCGACAATCTCCTGAAGAAGTCCGCAAAGGGAATGACGGAGAACGAGGTGGAAGACAAGCTGACCAGCTTCATCACCGTTTTTAAGTACATAGACGACAAAGACATCTTTCAAAAG TTTTACGCCAGAATGCTAGCAAAACGATTAATACACGGTTTATCTTTGTCGATGGACTCGGAAGAAGCCATGATCAACAAACTAAAG CAAGCGTGCGGCTATGAGTTCACGAGCAAACTTCACAGAATGTACACGGACATGAGCGTGAGCGCTGACCTCAATAACAAGTTTAATAATTTCATCAAAACAGATGAGGCTGTAGAGGATTTGGGTATCAGCTTCCAGATCTACGTCTTGCAG GCTGGTGCTTGGCCTCTCACACACGCACCATCGTCCACATTCGCCATCCCGCAAGAACTGGAGAAGAGTGTCCAGATG TTTGAATTGTTCTATAATCAGCACTTCAGTGGGCGGAAACTAACTTGGCTACACTACCTCTGCACAG GCGAAGTGAAGATGAACTACCTGTCCAAGCCCTACGTCGCCATGGTGACCACCTATCAGATGGCTGTGCTCCTCGCGTTCAATAACAGCCAGACGGTGACACACAAGGAGCTGCAGGACGGCACCCAGATGAACGAGAAGGAGCTCCAGAAGACCATCAAGTCTCTGTTGGATGTGAAGATGCTCAACCACAACTCGGAAAAg GAGGAGATCGACGCCGAATCCACGTTTTCTCTGAATATGTCCTTCCTCAGTAAAAGAACAAAGTTCAAGATCACGACATCAATGCAGAAGGACACACCACAG GAAATGGAGCAGACTCGGAGTGCCGTAGACGAGGAccgcaaaatgtatttacaagcTGCTATAGTGAGAATCATGAAAGCCCGCAAGGTGCTCAGACACAATGCCCTCATACAAGAG GTCATCAACCAGTCCAAAGCCAGGTTCAACCCCAGTATCAGTATGATCAAAAAGTGCATAGAAGTCCTCATCGACAAGCAGTACATCGAACGAAGCCAAACCTCGGCGGACGAGTACAGTTATATCGCTTAG
- the LOC144040706 gene encoding cAMP-responsive element modulator-like, translated as MAVTGDETEAGSTGEIIGTSSILPLGEAQTSIHSSQKPFEDVSQKREQRLMKNREAARECRRKKKEYVKCLENRVAVLENQNKTLIEELRTMKDIYRHKVE; from the exons ATGGCTGTAACTGGGGATGAAACAGAAGCAG GCTCCACAGGTGAGATCATTGGCACCAGCTCCATTCTCCCACTGGGTGAGGCACAGACCAGCATTCACAGCTCCCAGAAGCCTTTTGAGGATGTGTCACAGAAAAGGGAACAGCGCCTGATGAAGAATAG GGAAGCCGCCCGGGAGTGTCGGCGAAAAAAGAAAGAGTATGTAAAATGCCTGGAAAATCGTGTGGCGGTGCTTGAAAACCAAAACAAGACTCTGATTGAGGAGCTTAGAACCATGAAAGACATCTACCGACACAAAGTCGAGTGA